The region ctcccaggctgcaggaagggagCCACTGCTGTGGGGTGCAATGCAGCAGCTGCTACAAGAAGGAGCCCAAAGGTTTGGGCTCCCAAAGGAGACCTGTGCTCATAGGTTTGAATGCACAAAGAATCTTTTTTGGCTGTGTTTGAGTATTGACAGTAAAACAGCACTTACTGGCTTTAGGCCATGATTGCTTCATGTATCTATTAACAATAACCAAAATCATCCTGCAAAAAACAGATGCCTTTGATGACACATGGAAAATttcaaatgagaagaaaaatcctaCTGAAACTTATGAGAAAACATGAACTAAGAAGATTAAAGACTGTTTTGCAACCTCCATACTTAGGCTTGTTGCCATGTGAACAATCTCTTGATATTTCTTAGTAAGTACttcacagggaaagaaaaaaaaaaaaaaaagaaagaaaattgatacaaagtaaaaattttgtttAGCTATTGGCATTTTTGCTAGACAAATTAGAACGTGTGAAAGAAATTataagataatttttaaattaatataaaattggATCCCTTTGGCATACTTAGTAGAAAGGTGCATTGTGAAGGATGTTATTTAATAGTCTAAATATATGGTGTTACATCTGTTCTTATTTCTGTTGAGTAGCATGATACACTTCATCCAAAGCTGCATTTCAGGAAGGTGGATACACAAGTTAGTACGTGTGTTATGAGAGGAGCCATTTACAGAAGAGATACTACTGGTAAATATAACAGTGCGAAAGGATTTGGACAACAGatgtataaaattattattcagtGTTGTTTTCATTATTGTAGTTCCCGGATTCATATTCTTCATCATCTTCCTCATCAGAATTGTCATAATACTCCTCGTATTCAATGCTGTAGCTTGCACTTCTACTGCCAGCAGTAAATGCAAATGCAGGAGATGGGTCTGCAAGATGTAATTAGTTTAAATTAGTTGAAGATAGGAACACAGAGGAAAGCATGGGTCTCGATTTGTACAGCAAGCTCAGAGTTTCTCAATCCTTGCTGTCTGTGAAAAGGACAGGGGTTTTGGCTGATGGCTTGAGCTCATACTACTGGAGGTCATGAGTAAATTTCTatatggaatcatggaatccccGAATAGATTGATTTGAAATGGATCTTAGAGCACATCTTGTTctacctcctgccatgggcagagacacttccactattccaggttgctctgagctccatccagcctggccttggacacttcaaggatggtgcagccacagcttcttggAAAACCTGTGTCAGCATTTCACCATgctctgagtaaagaatttcatCCTAACATCTGATCTAAATCTCTcctattttagtttaaaactattCTCTCTTGTTCAACCACTATCTGCCTGTATAAAAAagttcctctccctccttctagAACTCCCCCTTTAGGGATTGGAAGggcttctcttccccaggcttaTTACCAGTAGCTTGCTCTGTCTGTCTCtagagcagaggtgctccagcactTGGAGCATCTCCGTGGCCCCCTCTGGACCCACTCTAACTGTTCCTcatctttcctgtgctgaggacatgctgaaaatgcatttaattccTGATACTAGTAAACTGTTACACCagtcctctgcagcagctgagcatcTGCAAATATtcccagagaaaataaaattttgaaagccaCTTGTAGAAACTGGACAAGTGACAAAGTCCCCTAGACCAGCAGGTAAATATGACAATGCATCTTTATTGTGAATTTGCCAAGAAAAACAGTTGTCTGTGGAGGAAGAAGGTAATTattctgcagggctgggcccaATGCAAATCAATAATAAAGCTATTTCTTACATCTTTCTACCACTCTTATTAAGGAACAACAACTGTTTCCTGCCTAATTTTATGAAAAGTAAACAGCTAAGCAGACCTGCCATGATTCAAAGACTCCCTCAGTTACACCAGCTGTTGTTCTGGGTCCTGCTAACATCAAAGGACTTCTCTGGGATAAGGGCAGAGGAATAATGTGTCACAGCTGTATGGCTCCCCTCCACAGCTTCCTGTTTTCTGGAAGCTGGTATAATTTGCAGCAAAATATTACTCTATAAACCCATTGgggaaaaagtgaaagaaaagcacatAGAAGAGTGAAAATGTAGGCAGCTTAGGATAGTTTTCTCCTATGCTTCATTTGCATTCCAACAACCCCATCCCTTGCACCTTGCTTGtatgcatttttatattttttacacccaattaaaaaaaaatagttaccATCAATGACTTTCAATCTTGCAGAGGCATATGTTGCACCATGCTTATTTTTGGTGTGGCAGATATAAATGCCTTCATCTGATTTTTTGAGGCCTTGAATCTGCAGCCAGCCTGTCACACCATGCTTCTGAGGCCCACCTCTTGCCTTtgagagggaaagaaatggTTGAAATTAAGTAGCTAGGAGACACCATGATGTTTCTCAAAATAATTGTGTATGGATTAAGTATCATTAcaatttttgctctttttttaagCCATCATGCTTTGATTCTGCTTGTTCTTGCTGCCCTGTGTTTTACATCTTGCTGCTCTGCACCTCTGTGTTCATGCTTTCCCATCTCTGTTCTTTCACCTTCACTGCCCTGTACAGCGCTCATATCCCTGTTCCTCATGGTGCCACTCTTCCCCATGCTACCCCTGTCCTTTGTCCCAGCACCACTTGCTGCTTCTTCAAAGCATTCCACCAGTGCTCAAGCTCGGGGTGAGATGGGGAGTGACTCTGGGGGAGTTGTGAGGGCCAAGGTGGTCTGACCAAGCTGACACTCAGCAGCCAGGTTTTATGGATTTGCATGACATTCCGTGGGAACTTTCACACTTCATGACAGTTTCAGCTGGCTTGGATTAAAGCCTCCTAAAGAAGGGTAAGTGGTACCCTGGCTGTTGTTCCTTCTGCTGGGACTGCTGAAGCCCTGACGAGAAGGGAAGACGACGATTGTCCTACATGTGCAGGAGTGCTTATCTTGCTGCACTGAGGGAAATCATCGTTCTTTGCATAGTCACAGGGCCCCTGTTGGGAATCGATTTACCTCAACACTATTGTGTTCTGTAGgaggaattcacagattaaccaccctgctcctgttccCAAACTGTATGCAATGGTAAATTCAAGTTTTACCTGAACTGAGAGGTGGGTATCATCTCCTGGCAGAAACATTTTATTCCCCTTCTTTTTCCATTCAAGCTGTGGCATAGGATAGGCCGACACCTCACAACCAAAAATGACATCATTGCCAGTGTAATTCTGGGCATCCTGAGGTGGCATAGAAATAACAGGAGCTGCAAAGAGCCAACAGGGTGCTTTAGAAGACACAaagaacacaaacacaaaagttTTGTTAACATTAATCCCTGCTTCACAGGATACCATCAGACTGTGTTTGCTTTTGGGCTCTCACCTGTGTAGATCTATGCGATTCCAAGCATCCTTTAAAGCTCAGAAAACCTTGCATCTGTGCTTTCTAAAAATGCTTATTCAGGTCTGTTCTTCCCCTTGCAGATGATTGTGGAAGCCGAGCTGAAATTGAGGGCTTAATTTTGCCCTGTGAGGTGCCATTGTGGACCAGGCTCAGgccccacagcagagccaccGGGACCCAGCCTGGGCTTCAGAGGAAATTCTACTGCACAGGAGTCACAGGGTGATTTGATTGTGTGACAGCTCTGAATGTGTTACATTTTGGTTACCTAAAAGCCAAAATGCTGCTATTGCTGGCTTTTTCTCTGTTACCCATGGACGTCACATGTTACAACAGCATTAATGCATTTTACATTTATCCTCAAATGCTATGGATGTCATCCAATATTCGTGATAGGAATGAAAGGGATTGAAATTCAATTATTTCCGTAAGGTTTCATGTTGTGCTTATTACACCTGTTACATTTCCACTTACTTGTTTCCTCATGTTCTCGTACTGTCGCCCCCTCCAGTGTTTATTGATTGCCTCGGAAttctcatttttcccttttcccggAGCAAAAGCTGACGGCAGCCACGAGAGGGAGCCGTCGCGGGGGTTTGGAGGCACCGGGCGCACGGCCATCCCCGACTCCTCCACGCCCGGCACATCCATCCCCCCGCGTGTGTCAGCGTCTGCTCATCTCCCGTGTTCGCAGGGGATGAGCATGTCCGGTGGCAGAGACAGAACAGTGGATTTACTGTTGTCAAAGATTTCCTGAGTTGGAGATCTCTGCCTattttttccaccccccccccccccccccccccccccgatcTATGTAACGATAACAAGAAATGTTTTGCCTTCTAAAACCTGTTTTCTATCTATTTCCAGACAAGTGCTCAAAAAGGAATGCATTTTCTGGGTGATTTGGCTtgtactaattttttttccccccccacatCCAAGATGTTTGGAAATAGAGACCTAaagtttttattaataataaaatattaaattgaaaCAATAAGAAAATACTAATAATAAAACAATCAATATATTTTACTTGCAAAATTTGAATCAATACCTAGGTGCAGCATTTATTCTTTGGCATTTGAAACTGTAACAACTTGTTCCATGCTTTCAAGCAATAATTTATAACatatttgtcattttttcaGGATTGATGTCTGTGCAGAAGACATTAAATGCATACTGATTAAAATCAATTTCAAACAAATTATACTGAAAACTATCAAATTTCCCATTTATAAATGCCTCATTAAACAATCCTGCTACTCTTCAAAAGTAAGGCTTTTCAAAGTAGGAAACTTAAATCCTTAAATGCTTGCTCTTTCATGAGAACCATACATTCAGAATCTGTCAGTTATTTCATAAATCTTTATTCATATCAGCATTAATTGAATATCTTGGATGAGAAATTTTTTGCCTATGAACAGATCACAGAGGGTCTGATATTAAAACATACttttaaatcttaaaattaattgaaaCCACACTCCTTTTAATGATACAGCCACTGTAGTTAAGCTTAAAATgtacaaaagaaaccaaaagtccACATTGACTCACAGGGGTTCTTTAAATTATTCCCACAGAGAGACAGtgtaaaaaacttttcaaataGGCAGATGTTGCTTGGTGAGTATTTTTGTTGCTCTGTGTCataggttagtacagtttggttttttagttatagagggatgtagaataattctccaggtcaggacctgggaattgctttagaaaggacagggacctatcagagagttagctggaatattggcatctgttctgaccactgaaaattgtcagctacaactttgggaagtaccttataaaaccccttgatttcctgtagctgggtcttttttccttctttcctttggccagaggaagacaggtaacatcgagttgggcctgctggtcccccctttttgggggtgagctggcctgaggcctggccggattcctTCGGCTCCCgggtgggagggggaaggagagattgctgctttacaacaactactttctccaaacgtccctggagcagggagagatctctgctgggcccctgataagagctatgagCACCATTTAAGCTGAGaccaccccgatttacaccgagtGGTGGGCTgggaaggcatttatgatcctgcctggtctttttgtgattccagactgcccaggtgctctgatctctaATGTTTCATTGTGCgttcttcttccctcaccagcacagccttgaacatctaacaccacaagctacagagggagagacaaagactctgggcatatttaaccctttcttagcaacatgaagcttccagagcatggcccttctctgagagagaaaagaaagggacagagtgaacataaagaacaacagtttgtaaggggagggaagagtgtttttgaagtttcattccattttagttttttttccaactttctttttttctattcttttagtgtatattaataaaactgtttgttaattttaaggttgagcctgctttgtttttctactagtctctctcccacaaaaagagtaagtaccaagaccaacatttagtgaacgtgaaagCACTACGTGCTGCTAATTCAGGTGTCCTGTGGATCCCCTGCCAACACTGATGTGCGGCCAAGGACTGGGTCCTGCCCATGTCATTGTCCCCAGCCGTGGCTCAGCCACCCATGGGAACACGTCTGCAGTCTGAAGGACACCAAGGTCTGAATTATAAATCCACATTACGGCTGTCCAGCACTGCATACCATGCACCAGGATAATTCCATACTGGGAATAACCCTCTTGCCAGTAACTGTGAGGAGAATACAGCAGATAGCTGGGAAATGTCTGGCCCTGGTCCCAGTCCTCAGCTGAGCATCACCTGAGACCAAACTCACAGCAAGCAGCAGTTCTGATCTAACCAAACTGCCCTTTCTGAATCTCAGCACACCACCAGTACTTTCACTGTCCACCCAAACTTGAAGtgccttcagaaataaaatattacagcCTACaacataattttgcattttgtggAAGAAAATTGAAGTAATGTACTACAATTTAAACAGaagtttataattttattttttgagtgtttcaggttttttgttcTAAAAAATTCTCCCATGCATAACTGTGTGTACTTTGATTGCATAACAGATCAGAAACAGAGCTGTAGTCTTATGATAACCTGTCATTTTAATTCCTGGAGTAGATAAGTTTTTGTTGATAGCTATGGAAAGAGTTCTGATGTCCTGGCATCCAGAGCTGaatgggcaggagctgcttctttccttttacaGTCCCAGTCAGTCATGAATTATCCCTCTGTGTTATAGAAGACATAAACCAGAAGCCAAGAAAAGTCAAAATACTGTTTTACCTTTCACAATCAACCCTATATCACTCCAGACCAATAAATTGCATAATTAATAGGATTTTTTCTCATATTGTATATTATAATTTTTTGCTAATCCATGTCTGATTAGATGGAAGTGGTAGAAATTTTTGTggcttgtttatttgtttttactctaaaatttacatttaaaataaatcatgtgACACAGCTAAATATAAAAAGAACCACTGTTAGATTGTTCTGTTAGTTCATTAAATTATAAACAAGGATTCTTTGAATGTGAATGGGGATGGTTTAAGTGTGGAAAATCTGTATATAATCAACGTACTTAGTAAATTGTACCTGGTAAATTGTTAGATAAACTGATCAAAACtagctttcaggaaaagaaaggatttttccaCGTTTCTTTAG is a window of Hirundo rustica isolate bHirRus1 chromosome 14, bHirRus1.pri.v3, whole genome shotgun sequence DNA encoding:
- the LOC120759394 gene encoding kazal-type serine protease inhibitor domain-containing protein 1-like isoform X1 gives rise to the protein MKHCMVTAVLVALVQVSQSFPALYHRGWWRLLREGDSCGKCDLALCSEPKDCPAGTVLDRCGCCPECGNVEGQTCDLDQGNHFYGQCGDHLECRLDADEARFGEVPEPQCVCKSQESICGPDGKTYENICQFNKAYAAKRNISMKHKGPCESAPCWLFAAPVISMPPQDAQNYTGNDVIFGCEVSAYPMPQLEWKKKGNKMFLPGDDTHLSVQARGGPQKHGVTGWLQIQGLKKSDEGIYICHTKNKHGATYASARLKVIDDPSPAFAFTAGSRSASYSIEYEEYYDNSDEEDDEEYESGNYNNENNTE